Within the Mauremys reevesii isolate NIE-2019 linkage group 2, ASM1616193v1, whole genome shotgun sequence genome, the region GGTCCAGAAAAAGGTGCTGTGCATTTGGCTACCGCTGCTGTTCTGAATGCCGTGTGGGATTTGTGGGCTAAGCAGGAGGGAAAGGTGATGTACTTAGAGCACATGGACAAAAAATGTCCCTGTATTTGTTAGAGTGTCCTACTCCTGATATGCTTTTTGCAGATTTAGGCCCTGGTCCTAAGTTCATGGATGCACACaactgagttcagtggggctaTTCGTTTTGTAGGACTGAGGCTTTAGTAGCTGACACTTATACACCACTTACCAGTAGAGCTAGTCGTAGGGGGAAAACTTCAgcaacattttttgtttgaattttgaCCAAAGATGACATCTTTACAAaaacttttgaccagctctgcttaaCAACTCATTTTTTCTTgatttcctctttttttcttcGTCCTTTGCAGACTGTTCATAAAGTTATGAAATCCTTGTAATCACTTCCATGTCTAATATAATCTTGTAAGCTGTTTGGCGCATATATCATATATTTCTATCTGAGGCATGTAGCACGGTCTTAGATGTTGTAAAATAAATAACTAGGGTGGGGAGTGTCGCTTTgttgtttttgtacagcacctagcacaatggggtcttgatcCGTGACTAGGGCTCTTAGATGCCACCACAATAGAAGTAGTAAATAATACTAGTACTGTACTGGTAAATCATTGCTGCGGTCttaagttggtccagtaaaagatataacctcactcaccttgtctctctaatatcctgggcccaaGACAGCTAggacaacactgcaaacaattgtCTTATAGAGTTATTCTGATACCCTCTCCTAGGAAAGAAAAAGTAATGGGCACCTTTTGAACTTGTCAGCATCCAGGAGTGTGACACAGCCCCAACATAAGGGGCATAAGAAAAGTAATGTCACGGAAATCTTAAAAGTAGAACGGATCAATTTCTGCAGCATAAACAACATTTCCAGTAGTAGTGTTACGTCAGCATTTCAAGTCTGACTAATTTAACATAATAAAAATGAGTTAACACCGGTATTTGTGGGTCCAGGATCAGTGTCCTGGCCATaatgaggcagagctgggagagatGATCCTGTTAAAGTAatttagggctggtccacactaagaagcggggtcgaactagggtacgcaaattcagctacgtgaatagcgtagctgaattcgaagtaccctagtttgaactactcacccatccagacgccgcggaatcgaagtccgcggctccaaggtcgactccgccaccgccgtttgcagtggtggagtaccggagtcgaccgcggcgcttccggagttcgaactatcgcgtccacattagacgcgatagttcgaactccgagaagtcgaactcaccgcgtcgacccggctggtaagtgtagactagccctcagtctGGGGCTTGACATCTTGAATCTCTGGTCTTGATTTGGGAACCACATCTGCCAGATGCATTTGGCGTCAAATGTAAATATTTTCGACACTTATTTTTGTCACTTCAAGATACAAATAACACCTGTATGCTGCTTATATATGATCTCCAGCCAATTCATATcatttaattgttttgttttttagcctCTGTGGAAGTTACTAGTTGACATGGTAAGAAAATCTTTTTCTATGTGGGCTATTGTTACCATTGTTCCACACTGATGTTTTTGATGCATTAGAAGAGTAAAAATTTCAGGCAGTATCTAGGCTAAAATTACCTCTATGGCCATGTAGCTCATTCCAAGGCTATAGAAACCAGAGGGTTCTGCAAGCTGTGGATGTGACATTTTATTCTGGAGGGCTCTTCTCCTTCCAAGGTGTCTGTTTCTGGCCCCACACAGCTGTGCAAATTGGCCCTGTTAGTGGGAgcactcagaggtgaaagtaagccggtccggtccagcgtaccggcaagagccagtacgccgtgctggaccgcaccggcttccatgGCGGGGattaaaagggctctgggctgcccgcggctgcgggcagcccagagtcctttgaatcccggccacagctctggcggcagggctggggccaagatttaaagggctcggggctcccctcagcgacaggagctctgggccctttaaatccctgccccagcctgccaaagctcggggttccccctggtggccagagccccgggccctttaatttgcccctgagcccgggggggctcccagccacctcttcagctgggagcctctggttgatttaaaggccctggggctcccagccacagccggtgccccagggcctttaaatcttgattggccacgcctcttccggatgaggccacgcccccctcaggactccggcagtaccggtaagtcctgtaagttactttcacccctgggagcACTGTTACAGACTCTGCCCTGTCCAGCTACAATACTGTATATGGCAACTGGAACCCATCTATACcagtaaattattttttttaaagtgctggcCCACCTGGAGCATTCCAAATGGgttagtcattttttaaaaaatgtttgttaaTCAATTACaccctgatcttgcaaatatttttgtacatgcttaacattaagtGTGTGAATGGCACCATTGAGttaaatgggattactcacatgcttaaagttaagcacatgtctaAATATTTGTTGGATTAGAACCGTAAAGTTTGCCAGAGTCAGTTAATCAGTTTGATTTTAGAAGCCGTGAATCCACTCGCAGTACTGTCTGTGACAGGGAAAAGGCTGATAGGTGACTCATATGGCAGATGTATATGTTACCTTAGTGTTGCCTTTTTGTAATCATATAGTTTTATTATTCTTTGCTGTTTGTTttacattaaatattttgttaacAGGACCCAAAGCAGTTGTTATCCTGcatagatttcaggtatattacTGATGCACTAACAGAAGAAGAAGCTCATGGTAAGTCGTCCTTCTGTTGAGACAGATCCCCTTACTCCTTGACCTgtttttgatttcagtgggactactcgaGCAGTAGGGCATTACTCTTTGTAGGTGAACGGATCAGAATCTTGTTTTATGAAACCAGCAGTGTGTGGTGGTAGGATCTGGAGATGTGGAGGAATTGAACTTTGGTTAATGCAATaatctcttctctctttctcccctgtCCCCATGTAGAAATACTCCAAAATGGCCTACTTGGGAAGAAGGAAAGAGGTATGTTTAAACCAAGTTTACTTTCGCTGTCTTGTAGTAGAATAAAGGACTGAACACACCACATGATTGATGTGGCACTCTGCATCCCAGAGTGTCCTAGTCACTGGGAAGTGGAATGTAACAGTTGAGGCTCTCGGTGAGGTTGAATGCATTGTGTGATGTCTCCTCCTTATGAGTCactggggaggtgggaggtgTACACAGAGAGAGGGCTTGACCTGTCTTGGTGGCCATTTGCTTTGGAACCACTCGGTGAATGTTTGTGTCAGTCACAATGGCATGGTGACGGTGCTGGTTACAGCCTAAAGGTATTTTTTTTGAGCTGAAGCTCTCCCATGTTTTGGAAAGAAGGGGAGGGTAGGAAGGGTTTTTCTCAGCAAATTTCATCTACCCTGATTAAAATGAGATTGATTTTTAAACTCCTTTCATTTCCATGAGTAACAGCTTATCTAAAACTACCATACAATCTAATCATCTGTTAAAGAGAAAACAGCATATGTTCATTGGTGGCATTCTTTGGCTTTGTAGAAGAGCAAATGTTAAAGCATGGATACCCTGCTTACACCACCTCTTGTGCCTGGCTGGGCTACCCGGACCAGCAGTTAAAACAGGTTTGATTCTTTGACATTAGATTACAGAAGTAAGATTTTAAACATTTCTATCCGGTGGGGAATGCCAACAGGTGACGATTCAGCACTCAAGGGGTTGCTTAGTTTTGGGCTCAGATGCAAAGTGAAACAATTATGCATTGCatatgtgtgtgggaggggaagctGGCCCTGTTCTGTGGGCCTAGTCATTCATTGGCTTTTGTGTTAGCTGCAATGGGAAGGgttttaaggccttgtctacttGGGGTTTTAGGTGTAGCTGTTGGGGATAAGCATGGACCACGGCAAGCCAGTTTACACTGATGTATTGTGTATAACTATAGGATTGCACTTGTGCAGCTATGTTGGTGCAGACAAAGGGCTTTGTCTGCATGGGGATGCTCAGGAAAGTGAAGTTGAATTAACAAAAGGTGTGAAGTTAAAGcgcattaaacccctgtgtggacactgtcCTTCAGAAGTAAAGTGACCTTAGTTTGCTGTTGCTAAATATTCCTTCAAAGTGAAATATCATGAAGGCTCTTCACAGCTCTGGAATCTGAGGTCTGGTTAATACAATACTTGTTTATCATCTGGTTTAGTTTTTGGAAAAGTTCAGCTTTCTGTGAATCTGGAAATAGCATTGTTAGATCATAGGACTGTCACGTGTGCATAGTACATGAAAATAAAGAAATGCAGAAAGTATTTCTTTACATAGATTGAGGAGTTTGGATCCTACATTTCAGCTGGATGTTATTCAGTTACTGTCTGCTCTACAGTTACGCCAATAAAGAAGTGGCTAGAAAGTTCATCCTGTGTTAGACAGCCTGTAAATAAATACTAGTCTGGATATTGAGTAGTGCAGCTACTTGGAGATATAATAGATGCAATTTTCTCTGCAGCTATGCACGGAGGCATTGAAGGATGGCTGGACAAGGTATAGTAAACAATTATCTCAAATGCTTAACTTTTCTGTTTAATGATTAGTAGCAAGTAGAAATATACTATCGAGATCGGTCCTTATTTGGCACAAAGACAGACTAGATGGATGACCCTATAGGTCTTTTCAGTCTCTACATTCTGAGAAGAGATGTCTTTGcttctgatatttttttaaaatattttccctttctGCTATTCCGTAACGTACTATTACAGTAGGTATCTAAGTAAATGTATGGCAAAATGAGCTATCCTCCTGGCAAGCTAGTAGCTGACAAAGATAACTGCTTTCCTGTTGATTCATGGAAAAGTATTTGCTGTCTTTCTTTTTTGTTAAGCTAGGAGGAGGTGTGCTGGAAAAGGGACAGATGTGATAAGAAAATACTGACCATAAAACACTGACTCTGGTGTTTTGTAAATTTGAGTTTACAGTTTCTCGTAGAGGAAAGTTATCACTGCTACATTAATCGTGGTGAAGTGACCTACATTTCGTTATAAATGTTGTGTCTAGGTTCAAAGTAAAGGTTGGTGCTGATCTGCCAGATGACATTCGTAGATGCAGACTTATAAGAGAAATGATTGGCCCTGACAAGACATTggtgaatatttttttaatgactaCACTATTAagtaattttaaatataaaatggcTGTCTATTCATGTAGATATTGGTATAAGGTGAGATTACATGGCATTCTTGAAAGGTATTTTTTCCCTCCACAAATAATGATGTCTTCACATACTACTCTTACACCCAGGAGAGTTAATAAATGGCATCACCAAAATACATATGGATTAAGAGATCAATCATGTATTTCTTGTGCCAGAACTCCCACTGGACTCTGTGGGAGTGTTGCCTGAATAAGAACTACAgcaaattagagctggttggaaaactgtgAATTTTCagtacaaaactgaaaaaaaattaccaaaaaatttcagccaaataCTTTTGGATTAAAGTGATaaattttgatttggaaaaacTGCTGTGCTGCATATCAGGTGTTGTAATTTGAGAGTCTTCTAGAGTTTGGGATCCTTGACCAGACTCACCACAGTCTCATGACTCACCACAGTCTCTCATCTTGCTTAGCTGATGCAGTGTATTATGGGGGCTTCATGGCTATAGTGCATCATAGGAACTCTAGTCTGGGTGGAGAGCCTGgcccatagagcagtggttcttaatcCAGGGTCTGGAGTCCCCTGGGGCAGGACCATGAGCAGGTTTCGGGGCatctgccaaaataaaccagagggcagggctggtgttagactcactgaggcccagtgcagaaagctgAAACCCTAGCctcgctgcctggggctgaagctgaagcctgagcaacttaccTTTGTGGGGCCCACTGTGGCATGGGGCCGggaattgccctgcttgctaccccataatgccagccctggcttttaatctattGGTTATGCAGAAAAagagttgttgtggcacaggtgggctgtggagtttttatagcatgttggaggAGTctcagaaaaaggttgagaaccgctgccacACAGGAAAGTGAGGacatgaggcacccaaactacaactcctatTAGGCACGGTAGCAGCATTTCCACATCAAAATTTGTGGTTTTCAGATGTTCAGTTTTCAACACAGTCAAAACTTTCCATAGAGAAAACACATCTTTTGTGAACATATtttagtcaaaaacccaattttctgacaccccttcccccccgcaaCCCAGTTCtgctgaaaaatttcaaccagcccaGTTCCAGAGTGCTTAACTCAGTTGCTATATAGGAATTGTTTTGCCTGCTACTGAAAGTCACTTCTGGAGTTCCGTGTGGCACCTCTTTAATGGTGTGCAAGAGCACTACACAAGTTCAGGAGAGAAGCTGACAATCTCATATTCATGATATTTTGAAACCTGCTAAGGAAATTCAGAAAAGCAGAATGCAACTATCTCCGTTGGAATAAGGGTTTGAGACCAAATCTGTGACCTTCACTTTTGTAAGACGATTCCTGGGATCTTTTAACGATTACAGCGCACCAGGGCCTTTGATTTAATGTGTCGTCTCAAAGCAGCATTTCCAGCAAAGCATAATTTGGGATTTCCACCCGGAGTTCATCTTTTAGGCTATTAGTTTATCCTTACCTTTTATTGAGTCTAGAAATTGTAGAATATATGCTATATAATGTCATATAATGTGCTAAAAATCAGAAAACAGAAGTGATCTACACTGTCTGAATTGCTTTTTTTCATTAATTTATAGCAACATTATGGGTATTTTTTAGCAATTTCATATTCATAAAAATTCAGTAGAGTCATATAAGTGAATTTTCTTTAATTTCTCTCAGATGCTGGATGCTAACCAACGATGGGAAGTGAAGGAAGCAATAGAGTGGGTCACTAAATTAGCTGAATTTAAACCATTATGGATTGAGGAGCCAACTTCTCCTGATGATATTCTTGGACATGCAGCCATTTCTAAGGTTGaagtgtttgtttttcatttcagtAATGGCTTAGTGACTACACGCCAGAGAGCAGTAGTGATTCATTTATTGACACTGCTGTTTGGAATGTTCAAAGTTCAGGCTGAAACAGCTGTCAAAAGTCATTAGATATGTTTGCTGCAAGATCCTGGGCACATCCTGTATTTGTATTCCATTGCACTTAAACGAAAAGCATGGTCCAAAGATTATATAAAAGGCCATGAAactatcatagaagattagggttggaagggacctcagaaggtcatctagtccaaccccctgctcaaagcaggaccaatccccagacagatttttaccccagatccctaaatggattccctcaaggattaaactcacaaccctccCCCATATCATTCTTGCACAAGTAAAGCAACCAGGATTTGCCCTGAAACGTGAATGTGTCTTTCTTTTAATCTGTGTGGATTGGTGTTTCAGTAAAGTTAGAGTAATACTAGCCCAGGATATGTGCTCATAATGTGATATAGCTAATAGTAATGCTAGAGCCCCAGATGTTTATCCCCTTATGGCAGCACACACCCTCTTACATAAGTCTTCACATATTATTGGGGTAGCAAAAAAGCCGCATAAAATGCACTAACAAAAAATGACACTACACTTGATTCTTTTCCAAATGCACAGCAAGTAATGAGCATTGCACTTCGTTAGCTGTTCTACTCCCTATCCCCTCATTCTGGTGAAAAACTGTATTTGGGAATTACAGATTAGAAGCAAgtcctttgtttgttttgtttatttattatttatttttgtaggcCTTGGCGCCATTAGGAATTGGTGTGGCAACAGGAGAACAAGTAAGTGGGTGTCTAATTGTTTTTTCATTCAGTCGTTTATTTAATGTAGCGTCTGTGCCTTTCGAGAATTTGTGCCAAAGTTCACTCTGATTTCTCACTTGGGAATTAAATAACATGACTGAAAACAGCCTTGGATTTATTTCACATAATTTAAGACCAACTAATACTTTTGATAGGaattctcttccccacccccatctgtttGGACAATCTGGGAAGATTTTGTTATGATGAATCTGTTATGAAGGTTTGAAAGGGATCTACCACTTCTCAgttaagtgccctaaccattggccTATGAAACATCCTGATGGAGGTGCTCCCTCAGTGTCTGTTGTTGAAGTTCCTCTGCTTTAGTTAAGCAACTGAGTCTTAATTGGGCCAGAGAAGGAgttagaatgactctatagccttgGAGTAAGAGGGCttacctgagaggtgggagatgaCCGTATTTCCctatgggacacctggtaaaattacttgtattcaagcgagttcaatgGCATTcagtcagaactatgcagtacaaacattcaaattaacatcaagttgactgagcccctgttaaaaataaatactgcatagttggattctttttatttaccttcttatctttaaggctgttgggttcacacagggaggggtgacacacacacactcccgaaCACCTCTCTCAAGCGGGGGTGACTGACCAACCTGACACTCACTGCCTGGCGCTCTCCGCCCTCTGTGCTTGGCTGGGCCCCTAGGACAGATCTGCCTCTCCTCGTACCTGGCGCTGCGTCTTCCCGAAGCaatgttggggggggaggggcacacagCGTCACA harbors:
- the ENOSF1 gene encoding mitochondrial enolase superfamily member 1 isoform X2; the encoded protein is MDPKQLLSCIDFRYITDALTEEEAHEILQNGLLGKKEREEQMLKHGYPAYTTSCAWLGYPDQQLKQLCTEALKDGWTRFKVKVGADLPDDIRRCRLIREMIGPDKTLMLDANQRWEVKEAIEWVTKLAEFKPLWIEEPTSPDDILGHAAISKALAPLGIGVATGEQCHNRVIFKQLLQAKALSYLQIDSCRLGSVNENLSVLLMAKKFQIPVCPHAGGVGLCELVQHLIIFDYISVSGSLENRMCEYVDHLHEHFKYPAVIKKASYVPPQDAGYSTEMKEESARKYQFPQGEVWQKILSKP